In a single window of the Thermotoga sp. KOL6 genome:
- a CDS encoding rhomboid family intramembrane serine protease, translating into MRWKAVYFILLFNFFIFIMMTLSGVFSTRDSILQMLLFLRYGAQYGPRVDAGDWFRLITALFVHGGLLHILFNSYALYYFGLIVEDIYGTEKLLFSYFLTGVIGNVATHIFYHDTISVGASGAIFGLIGVLFAAGFRKDTPFFMKPVTGMSLLPIILINVIYGFLPGTNINNAAHLGGFLSGMLLGYTIKPFSWKRRALWKIVAIGVIIFVVISYIFLIRQIPEIDAAIRRFKAG; encoded by the coding sequence ATGAGATGGAAAGCTGTTTATTTCATTCTTTTGTTCAACTTCTTCATCTTTATCATGATGACTCTGTCCGGCGTTTTTTCCACAAGAGACTCTATTTTGCAGATGCTTTTGTTTCTTAGGTATGGCGCTCAATACGGTCCTAGAGTAGACGCTGGTGACTGGTTTCGTTTGATCACTGCCCTCTTCGTTCATGGGGGCCTACTACATATTCTTTTCAATTCTTATGCATTGTACTACTTCGGTTTGATCGTGGAAGACATATACGGAACAGAGAAGCTCCTCTTCAGTTACTTTCTCACCGGAGTGATTGGGAACGTGGCGACCCACATCTTTTACCATGATACCATCTCTGTGGGTGCAAGTGGAGCTATTTTTGGACTCATCGGTGTGTTGTTTGCTGCTGGCTTTAGAAAAGATACTCCTTTCTTCATGAAACCCGTGACCGGAATGTCTCTTCTCCCCATCATTCTGATAAACGTTATCTACGGGTTTCTACCAGGTACCAACATCAACAACGCAGCACATTTGGGTGGTTTCCTCTCTGGAATGCTCCTCGGATACACAATAAAGCCCTTCTCCTGGAAGAGAAGGGCTCTGTGGAAAATCGTGGCCATAGGGGTGATAATCTTCGTTGTGATTTCTTACATTTTCTTGATAAGGCAAATCCCTGAAATTGATGCAGCAATAAGGAGATTCAAAGCAGGATGA
- a CDS encoding Gfo/Idh/MocA family protein, whose amino-acid sequence MKLRIALIGCGRIALKKHVPALIEMKDIFETVAVCDIVREKAQNAASQFERANLKKPEVFTNYKEILKRDDVDVVSIATESGKHYQLTMEALMSGKHVLVEKPMALSTKHMNEMIQLSKEKNLKLGVFFQNRFNPPIQELRKKLDSGDFGRIFYASVAVRWNRNEEYYKQASWRGTWEMDGGVLMNQSTHAIDLLQWFLGGEIEEIYGHIANTNHPYIEAEDTGFAIVKFKSGKTGLVEATSNVFPRNLEETLAVFGEKGTAVVGGLAVNRILTWRFEGEESHPFMNLPDPDTVYGDSHKYVYKDFYEAILKDRKPYISGEDGKKAVEIVLGIYKSFLEGRPVKYPFDFSTEEMKGVKWR is encoded by the coding sequence ATGAAGTTGAGAATCGCTCTGATAGGTTGCGGAAGAATTGCTCTGAAGAAACATGTTCCCGCATTGATTGAGATGAAGGATATTTTCGAAACAGTTGCAGTTTGTGATATTGTCAGAGAAAAGGCACAGAATGCGGCTTCACAATTCGAAAGGGCGAATTTGAAGAAACCGGAAGTGTTTACGAATTACAAAGAAATACTCAAGAGAGACGATGTAGATGTTGTCTCCATAGCAACGGAAAGTGGAAAACATTATCAACTCACGATGGAAGCACTTATGTCTGGCAAACATGTTCTTGTGGAAAAGCCCATGGCACTTTCTACGAAACACATGAACGAAATGATACAACTCTCAAAGGAAAAAAATCTCAAGCTTGGTGTGTTTTTTCAAAATAGATTCAATCCTCCCATCCAAGAGTTAAGGAAGAAACTCGATTCCGGAGATTTCGGAAGGATATTCTACGCATCCGTTGCGGTGAGATGGAATAGAAACGAAGAGTATTACAAGCAAGCGAGTTGGAGAGGAACATGGGAAATGGATGGCGGGGTTTTGATGAATCAATCCACGCATGCAATAGATCTGCTTCAGTGGTTCCTCGGCGGAGAGATAGAAGAGATATACGGACACATCGCAAACACGAATCATCCTTACATAGAAGCCGAAGATACAGGATTCGCGATCGTGAAATTCAAGAGTGGGAAGACTGGGTTGGTTGAAGCTACGAGCAACGTGTTTCCAAGAAATCTCGAAGAGACTCTTGCTGTATTCGGTGAAAAAGGAACAGCTGTTGTTGGGGGACTTGCTGTCAACAGAATACTCACCTGGAGATTCGAAGGGGAAGAAAGTCATCCGTTCATGAATCTACCGGATCCGGATACCGTTTACGGTGACAGTCACAAGTACGTGTACAAAGATTTTTATGAGGCGATTTTGAAAGATAGGAAACCCTACATCTCTGGTGAAGACGGTAAGAAAGCAGTGGAGATCGTTCTCGGTATATACAAATCGTTTTTGGAGGGGAGGCCTGTGAAATATCCATTTGATTTTTCAACGGAAGAGATGAAGGGAGTAAAATGGCGATGA
- a CDS encoding DMT family transporter → MYRFLAWLVVVFWGISFLATKVVVQSLNPFFAGFMRFLLAFLFLVVISRGKVKLLNRDVMLAGFWGVFSYFAFENSALMFTEPTNASIIVSSAPIFFLLFSHLIQKKRTTTGMYLGVSLSFVGVSLVILNGRFVLKLNPIGDLLAFGAALSWVLYTHHVERIKTLGLSENAGIMLWGMLFFLPFSVGKFGQLSDVRIPVWISLFYLGLICSGIAYFLWNKAIEKLGSRETTNMIYYIPVVTAVVEHLVKLKLPSILLIGGVVLVVLGLSIFEREGKHEVENRSDRLRKNCSEETCSRID, encoded by the coding sequence TTGTACAGATTTCTTGCCTGGCTCGTCGTTGTGTTTTGGGGAATTTCTTTCCTCGCAACGAAAGTGGTTGTTCAAAGTCTGAATCCATTTTTCGCTGGATTTATGAGGTTTTTACTAGCTTTTCTTTTTCTTGTAGTCATCTCCAGAGGAAAAGTGAAGTTGCTCAACAGGGACGTTATGTTGGCAGGGTTTTGGGGTGTCTTCAGTTACTTCGCTTTCGAAAATTCCGCTCTCATGTTTACAGAACCGACCAATGCTTCCATCATCGTTTCATCGGCTCCCATTTTCTTTCTACTCTTCTCACATCTTATTCAAAAAAAGCGAACCACCACTGGAATGTATCTCGGTGTATCTCTCTCCTTCGTGGGAGTTTCTCTCGTAATTCTGAACGGACGTTTCGTACTGAAGTTGAATCCAATAGGAGATCTGCTCGCCTTCGGAGCCGCTCTGTCGTGGGTTCTCTATACTCATCATGTGGAGAGAATCAAAACCCTTGGTTTATCTGAGAACGCAGGGATCATGCTTTGGGGAATGCTCTTCTTTTTACCGTTCTCCGTAGGGAAATTTGGACAACTGAGCGATGTACGAATCCCCGTCTGGATATCCCTTTTCTACCTCGGCCTCATTTGTTCAGGAATTGCCTATTTCCTCTGGAATAAGGCGATAGAGAAATTGGGAAGTAGAGAGACAACCAACATGATATACTACATACCAGTTGTTACAGCCGTCGTTGAGCATCTGGTGAAGCTGAAGTTACCATCTATTCTTTTGATAGGGGGAGTAGTCTTGGTAGTGTTGGGACTATCCATCTTTGAAAGGGAGGGAAAGCATGAAGTTGAGAATCGCTCTGATAGGTTGCGGAAGAATTGCTCTGAAGAAACATGTTCCCGCATTGATTGA
- a CDS encoding putative manganese-dependent inorganic diphosphatase, with translation MKILEKVYVVGHKNPDTDSVCSAIGYAYYKNELEKSKTFIPARAGELTNESLFVLNYFKIKPPIHLETLEPTVEDLELKDPIFVSSDTPVYDVAILMESKGIKNVPVVSKSRMIGVVTESNLARVYVRRLKIEPLVIHPVSFDQLVRVLKAEVVCDYLKEKIVAGKVHIAVDALHVLLGKVEIGDVVIVGDNEPAQIALLEKGAKLMIIVNNAPISNRVLEIAKEKNAAVLRVGFDAFGASKLINLSLPVTLVMSKKFPTVTKKDTLEDVKEIVFTSKLRAAFVEDEKGKLLGVITRTDLMKDIKKKVILVDHNEITQAPDGVEKAEILEIIDHHRLGGLSTLNPVFFYNEPVGSTSTIVSEFALRDDVKLEREIAGILLAGIVSDTLFFKLSTTTPKDKSMAQFLAKVAKLDLEKFAKRVLKEGMRIPENVDPVSLLKRDVKIYEMEDESFAVSQVMTSDFSSLLKEKEKFSNALKSLRGELGVNHFFVLFTNPIEEASLVMVEGDQKIVEKAFDVEKKDGMFLLKNVMSRKKDFVPRIGEILRRERR, from the coding sequence GTGAAAATTTTGGAAAAGGTTTACGTGGTCGGGCACAAAAATCCAGACACAGACAGTGTATGTTCGGCAATAGGGTATGCCTATTACAAAAACGAACTCGAAAAAAGCAAGACCTTTATTCCAGCAAGAGCTGGAGAGTTGACGAACGAATCTTTGTTTGTACTCAACTACTTCAAAATAAAACCCCCTATCCACCTTGAAACTTTAGAACCTACAGTTGAAGACCTCGAGCTGAAAGATCCTATCTTTGTTTCTTCGGACACACCTGTTTACGACGTCGCGATACTCATGGAAAGCAAGGGTATAAAAAACGTTCCTGTAGTCTCCAAAAGCAGAATGATCGGTGTTGTTACTGAAAGTAATCTCGCACGTGTTTACGTGAGACGACTGAAAATAGAACCTCTCGTTATACACCCGGTTTCTTTCGATCAGCTGGTCAGAGTCCTGAAAGCAGAGGTTGTATGCGATTATTTGAAGGAAAAGATCGTAGCCGGGAAGGTTCACATAGCAGTTGATGCGCTTCACGTGCTCCTGGGCAAGGTAGAAATAGGTGACGTCGTGATAGTCGGTGACAACGAACCAGCTCAGATAGCACTTCTAGAAAAGGGAGCAAAGCTCATGATAATTGTAAACAACGCACCAATATCCAACAGGGTTCTGGAGATTGCGAAAGAAAAGAACGCAGCGGTCCTCCGTGTGGGATTCGATGCTTTCGGCGCGTCGAAACTCATAAATCTTTCGCTGCCGGTGACACTCGTGATGAGTAAGAAATTTCCAACGGTAACAAAAAAAGACACCCTCGAAGATGTGAAAGAAATCGTTTTTACCTCCAAGTTACGTGCGGCCTTCGTGGAAGACGAAAAAGGAAAACTCCTCGGTGTTATAACGAGAACCGATCTGATGAAAGACATCAAGAAAAAAGTGATTCTCGTGGATCACAATGAAATCACACAAGCTCCGGATGGAGTGGAAAAGGCAGAGATCTTAGAAATCATAGATCATCACAGACTCGGAGGTCTAAGCACTCTGAACCCTGTTTTCTTTTACAACGAACCTGTGGGAAGCACCTCTACGATCGTATCGGAGTTCGCGTTGAGAGACGATGTGAAGTTAGAACGAGAAATAGCAGGAATACTTCTTGCGGGTATCGTCTCCGACACTTTGTTTTTCAAGCTCTCAACAACCACACCAAAAGATAAGAGCATGGCTCAGTTCCTTGCCAAAGTGGCCAAACTCGATCTTGAGAAGTTTGCCAAGAGGGTGTTGAAGGAGGGAATGAGAATACCAGAGAATGTGGATCCAGTCTCTCTTCTGAAGCGAGACGTGAAAATCTACGAAATGGAAGACGAATCTTTTGCTGTTTCGCAGGTCATGACCTCAGATTTCTCCTCTCTGCTGAAAGAAAAAGAAAAGTTCTCAAACGCCTTGAAATCTTTAAGGGGAGAGTTGGGTGTGAATCATTTCTTCGTCCTCTTTACCAACCCAATTGAGGAAGCTAGTTTGGTCATGGTTGAAGGAGATCAAAAGATCGTGGAGAAAGCTTTCGATGTAGAAAAGAAAGATGGAATGTTTCTTCTGAAGAACGTTATGTCCAGAAAGAAGGATTTTGTTCCAAGAATCGGAGAAATCCTGAGAAGGGAGAGAAGGTGA
- a CDS encoding rod shape-determining protein, producing MLRKDIGIDLGTANTLVFLKGKGIVVNEPSVIAIDSNTGEILKVGIEAKKMLGKTPASIKAIRPMKDGVIADYTVALVMLRYFISKTKNGLNFFKPRVVIGVPIGITDVERRAILDAGLEAGASKVFLIEEPMAAAIGSNLNVEEPSGNMVVDIGGGTTEVAVISLGSIVTWESVRIAGDEMDEAIMQYVRETYRVAIGERTAERVKIEIGNVYPSKENDELETTVSGIDLSTGLPRKLTLKGGEVREALKGVVVTIVESVRSTLEKTPPELVSDIIERGIFLTGGGSLLRGLDTLLQKETGISVIRAEEPLTAVAKGAGMVLEKVNILKKLQGAG from the coding sequence GTGTTGAGAAAGGACATAGGTATCGATCTCGGAACGGCAAACACCCTTGTTTTTCTCAAGGGGAAAGGAATCGTGGTGAACGAACCTTCCGTGATAGCCATAGATTCAAACACAGGAGAAATATTGAAAGTTGGTATAGAAGCCAAGAAAATGCTTGGGAAGACTCCGGCCTCGATAAAGGCCATAAGGCCTATGAAAGATGGGGTGATAGCCGATTACACCGTTGCGCTTGTGATGCTCAGATACTTCATAAGTAAAACAAAAAACGGGTTGAACTTCTTCAAACCACGTGTGGTGATAGGTGTTCCAATAGGCATCACAGATGTGGAGAGAAGGGCCATCCTCGATGCGGGGCTCGAGGCGGGTGCAAGCAAAGTGTTTCTGATAGAGGAACCTATGGCGGCGGCGATAGGATCAAATCTCAATGTAGAGGAGCCGTCCGGTAACATGGTGGTGGACATAGGTGGTGGAACGACAGAGGTGGCTGTTATTTCACTTGGGAGTATCGTTACTTGGGAATCGGTGCGTATAGCTGGCGATGAAATGGACGAAGCCATCATGCAGTATGTCAGAGAAACCTATAGAGTAGCGATCGGTGAACGAACTGCTGAGCGAGTGAAGATAGAGATAGGGAACGTTTATCCCTCAAAAGAAAACGACGAGTTGGAAACGACCGTTTCTGGTATAGATCTCTCCACAGGTCTTCCTAGAAAACTCACCTTGAAAGGCGGTGAGGTAAGAGAGGCATTGAAAGGCGTGGTTGTTACTATCGTTGAAAGTGTGAGGTCCACCTTGGAGAAAACACCTCCCGAGCTCGTGTCCGACATCATAGAAAGAGGAATTTTTCTCACGGGGGGAGGTTCCCTCCTGAGAGGTTTAGACACCCTTCTTCAAAAGGAAACAGGTATCAGTGTGATCAGAGCTGAGGAACCCCTCACCGCTGTGGCGAAGGGAGCCGGAATGGTTCTCGAAAAGGTCAACATTTTGAAAAAGCTTCAGGGTGCCGGGTGA
- a CDS encoding penicillin-binding transpeptidase domain-containing protein: MKNRFFLLLMALSFILIIIRAFQIQILEHEEHKRYIDLLQTRIIKVPAPRGIIFSSDGEALAKDETVYILDPWLNDIDKLKKTGLLSSDELFKLVSGESVCLDKARAEILSKIGIRITVGYRRKYGPIAPHVIGYVNADREGTYGVEKVYNEFLRGSEGVKMVFVEPSGRIASEVIKSPPKPGENVVLTIDSRIQKVAEKSLEDVGKPGSVILSNVKTGEIIALDSSPKFDPQVFSDGLTKREWERLSRSYSSPLINRTISSAYNPGSSIKILWAIAALLNGVDPNEHVNCHGVFEYRNSKGKVVATYKDWKLEGHGPTDLRKAIRVSCNVYFYQLGLKLGVEKLVEVARRFGIFERTKIDLPGERNGLLPSPTWKISKTGEQWYPGDTILMSIGQGYLEVTPIEMLKLVSLVANKGIFYRPHVVKRIGSKTVNPEIETRIDVDPKIWDFLKEAMVDVTSFKGNEEEDPGTAYHVFRDFPYKVAGKTGTAETNDGDPHSWFVGFAPADDPEVAIVVMVEHGGYGSGAAAQIAKKILMEYFKLKESGQEIPVSSRSQD; this comes from the coding sequence ATGAAAAACAGGTTTTTTTTGCTTTTAATGGCTTTGTCTTTCATTCTGATCATTATAAGAGCTTTTCAAATTCAGATTCTTGAACATGAGGAGCACAAAAGGTACATCGATCTCCTTCAGACGAGGATCATTAAAGTTCCAGCTCCGAGGGGGATTATTTTCTCCAGTGACGGGGAAGCGCTCGCTAAGGATGAGACGGTTTACATCTTGGATCCGTGGTTAAACGACATCGACAAATTGAAAAAAACGGGGCTTCTCTCTTCCGATGAACTATTTAAGCTTGTAAGCGGAGAGAGTGTATGCTTGGACAAGGCAAGAGCAGAGATTTTGTCGAAGATAGGGATAAGAATCACGGTAGGCTACAGACGAAAGTACGGGCCGATCGCACCGCATGTAATTGGATACGTGAATGCGGATAGAGAAGGTACTTACGGTGTTGAGAAAGTTTACAACGAGTTTCTAAGGGGATCGGAAGGTGTCAAGATGGTTTTTGTGGAACCTTCCGGGAGGATTGCTTCTGAAGTGATAAAGAGTCCTCCAAAACCTGGAGAAAATGTCGTTCTCACCATCGATTCCAGAATACAAAAAGTTGCAGAAAAGTCTTTAGAAGATGTAGGAAAACCCGGTTCTGTGATTCTCTCCAATGTTAAAACTGGCGAAATAATTGCACTTGACTCTTCACCCAAGTTCGATCCGCAGGTCTTTTCCGATGGACTCACAAAAAGAGAATGGGAAAGACTTTCGAGAAGTTACTCATCACCTCTCATCAACAGGACGATATCTTCTGCGTACAACCCGGGATCCTCAATCAAGATTCTTTGGGCCATAGCGGCCCTTTTGAACGGAGTGGATCCAAATGAACATGTCAATTGTCATGGGGTCTTTGAGTACAGAAACAGTAAAGGGAAGGTGGTAGCAACTTACAAGGATTGGAAATTGGAAGGACACGGTCCAACCGATCTCAGAAAGGCGATAAGGGTATCATGCAATGTTTATTTTTATCAATTGGGACTCAAGCTAGGTGTTGAAAAACTTGTTGAAGTCGCTAGAAGGTTTGGTATTTTTGAAAGAACAAAGATAGACCTTCCCGGTGAGAGAAATGGTCTTCTTCCATCCCCGACATGGAAAATTTCCAAGACCGGCGAGCAATGGTACCCTGGTGATACCATATTGATGTCCATTGGGCAAGGTTACCTCGAGGTTACTCCCATAGAGATGTTGAAACTCGTCTCACTCGTGGCGAACAAAGGCATCTTTTACAGACCTCACGTGGTGAAAAGGATAGGTTCCAAAACTGTGAATCCAGAGATCGAGACACGAATCGACGTTGATCCCAAAATATGGGATTTTTTGAAAGAAGCCATGGTGGATGTGACTAGTTTCAAAGGAAACGAGGAAGAGGATCCTGGAACGGCTTACCATGTGTTCAGGGACTTTCCGTACAAAGTAGCAGGAAAAACAGGTACGGCGGAAACCAACGATGGTGATCCTCACTCTTGGTTTGTAGGTTTCGCGCCGGCCGATGATCCTGAAGTTGCCATCGTTGTGATGGTGGAGCACGGGGGATATGGTTCCGGTGCAGCCGCTCAAATTGCAAAGAAGATTTTAATGGAGTATTTTAAACTGAAAGAAAGTGGGCAAGAAATTCCCGTGTCCTCTCGTTCTCAGGATTAG
- a CDS encoding amino acid ABC transporter ATP-binding protein, whose amino-acid sequence MTVLKVENLHKFFGNLHVLKGINLEVRKGEVISIIGPSGSGKSTLLRCINLLEEYQKGRVYFKGELVNHKNINRIRSSIGMVFQQFNLFPHLSVLDNLILAPVKVKNMPKEEAIEKAKKLLERVGLIDKIKEKPGNLSGGQQQRVAIARALMMDPELMLFDEPTSALDPELVKEVLDAIKDLAQSGMTMLIVTHEMRFARDVSDKVIFMDEGKIVESGPPEKIFSNPENERTREFLAHFLSV is encoded by the coding sequence ATGACAGTGTTGAAAGTAGAGAATCTACACAAGTTTTTTGGAAACCTTCACGTGCTCAAGGGTATAAATCTTGAAGTGAGAAAAGGTGAAGTGATCTCGATAATAGGGCCGAGCGGCAGCGGAAAAAGTACGTTGCTTCGCTGCATAAATTTGCTCGAAGAATACCAAAAAGGAAGAGTTTATTTCAAAGGAGAGCTCGTGAACCACAAGAACATAAACCGAATAAGAAGTTCAATAGGAATGGTCTTTCAGCAGTTCAATCTCTTTCCACACCTTTCTGTTTTGGACAACCTGATTCTCGCACCGGTTAAGGTTAAGAACATGCCAAAGGAGGAAGCCATAGAGAAGGCGAAAAAACTTCTTGAAAGAGTTGGCTTGATCGACAAAATAAAAGAAAAACCCGGAAATCTCTCGGGGGGTCAACAACAGAGAGTGGCGATAGCAAGGGCCCTCATGATGGATCCGGAACTCATGCTTTTCGACGAACCAACTTCTGCGTTGGATCCAGAACTTGTGAAAGAAGTGCTCGATGCGATAAAAGATCTCGCTCAAAGTGGTATGACGATGTTGATCGTAACACATGAAATGAGGTTCGCTCGAGATGTTTCAGATAAAGTCATATTCATGGACGAGGGAAAAATCGTGGAAAGTGGTCCACCAGAAAAGATTTTCTCTAATCCTGAGAACGAGAGGACACGGGAATTTCTTGCCCACTTTCTTTCAGTTTAA
- a CDS encoding amino acid ABC transporter permease: MPEWLKVIVDNLPLLLKGALRTLQLTSLAVSIGLAIGTFVGMGRLSKYRIIRYPSSVYVEFIRGTPLMVQLFLVYFGLPELGFEFDRFTAAVVALGVNSGAYVAEIVRAGIQSVPKGQYEAARSLGMSHFQAMVHVILPQAFRHILPALGNEFIALAKDSSLAMVIGTVELMRSAQYIVSRTFMSFPIYGGVALIYFAITFSVSRLMKLVEGWLKV; the protein is encoded by the coding sequence ATGCCAGAGTGGTTGAAAGTGATCGTGGACAATCTACCTCTTCTGCTGAAGGGTGCTCTTCGCACCCTTCAGCTTACTTCTTTGGCAGTTTCGATAGGACTTGCGATAGGAACTTTCGTTGGAATGGGAAGGCTTTCAAAATATAGAATAATACGGTATCCTTCTTCTGTGTACGTGGAGTTTATCAGAGGAACTCCACTCATGGTTCAACTCTTTCTCGTGTATTTCGGACTTCCAGAACTCGGCTTTGAGTTCGATAGATTCACCGCTGCGGTTGTCGCTCTCGGTGTGAACAGCGGTGCTTACGTTGCTGAAATCGTCAGAGCAGGCATACAGTCCGTCCCGAAAGGACAATACGAGGCGGCAAGGTCTCTTGGAATGTCTCATTTCCAAGCGATGGTTCATGTGATATTACCACAAGCATTCAGACACATTCTACCTGCCCTCGGAAACGAATTCATAGCACTTGCAAAAGACAGCTCACTCGCGATGGTGATAGGAACCGTTGAACTCATGAGAAGTGCTCAATACATTGTTAGCAGAACCTTCATGAGCTTTCCTATATACGGTGGCGTGGCTTTGATCTACTTTGCCATCACTTTCTCTGTCTCTAGACTCATGAAACTCGTGGAAGGATGGTTGAAGGTATGA
- a CDS encoding basic amino acid ABC transporter substrate-binding protein, whose protein sequence is MKRLVVVLSLLVSIVIFAGAIEEIKSRGYLLVGLSADFPPFEFVDENGNIVGFDVDLAKEIARRLGVELKIVDMTFDGLIPSLLTKKIDMIISGMTITEERKKVVAFSDPYFNAGQVIVVRKDSDFRPKTYEDLIGKTVAVQIGTTGDIEVSKYEGINVVRFDKFTDAFLELKRGRADAVVLDSATAKAFVAKNPDLIISSDVLSSEQYGIAVRKEDTDLLEFVNNVLRELKKSPYDVLIEKWFSE, encoded by the coding sequence ATGAAAAGACTCGTCGTTGTTTTATCTCTTTTGGTTTCAATTGTGATCTTCGCCGGTGCCATTGAGGAGATCAAAAGTAGAGGATATCTACTCGTGGGACTTTCTGCAGACTTTCCTCCATTCGAGTTCGTCGATGAGAACGGAAACATAGTGGGTTTCGATGTAGATCTTGCCAAAGAAATCGCAAGGAGACTCGGAGTTGAACTCAAAATCGTTGATATGACCTTCGATGGATTAATACCGAGTCTTCTGACGAAGAAAATTGATATGATCATCTCGGGGATGACAATCACTGAGGAAAGAAAGAAAGTGGTTGCTTTTTCTGATCCTTATTTCAACGCAGGACAGGTGATAGTCGTTCGAAAAGATAGTGATTTCCGACCGAAAACTTACGAAGATCTCATAGGAAAAACCGTAGCAGTTCAAATAGGTACCACCGGTGACATAGAAGTTTCGAAGTACGAAGGTATCAATGTAGTGAGATTCGACAAGTTCACCGATGCCTTCCTAGAGTTGAAAAGAGGCAGAGCAGATGCGGTTGTGTTGGATTCCGCTACAGCAAAGGCTTTTGTTGCGAAGAATCCGGATCTCATCATCTCCAGTGACGTACTTTCCAGTGAACAATACGGCATCGCCGTTAGAAAAGAAGACACTGATCTTTTGGAGTTCGTTAACAACGTTCTGAGAGAGCTGAAGAAGAGTCCTTACGATGTACTCATAGAGAAATGGTTCTCTGAATGA
- a CDS encoding NCS2 family permease: protein MFRLREMGTNVKTEVFAGIATFLTMAYIVFVNPSILVQAVGVDASSPLYQQFFGAFMVATILGSATATLVMALFANYPFALAPGMGLNAYFTYTVCLGMGIDWRVALAAVFVEGLIFIGLTLVGFRKFVAGIIPDSIKVAISAGIGFFIAFIGLRSAGIVVSNPATSVSLGDLTNPGVIVTVVGLLVIVSLYHRKIPGAVMIGILVATLVGALPGIGVTKYQGIVGPIPDISPTFMKLDFSGFLNLDFWIVVLTFFFVDFFDTLGTITGLAQSAGFMKNGELPRANRAYLADAIGTSVGAVFGTSTVTTYIESGAGIAEGGRTGLTALVVALCMLAMLFFAPLAQTVPGYATAPALIFVGALMIGNLGKVKWDDITEALPAFITVITMPLTYSIANGIALGIISYALVKFFSGKYKEVHWFTWILALAFALWLAFIRH, encoded by the coding sequence GTGTTCCGTCTTAGGGAGATGGGAACGAACGTGAAAACGGAAGTGTTCGCCGGTATCGCCACTTTCCTCACCATGGCCTACATCGTTTTCGTTAATCCTTCCATTCTCGTTCAGGCAGTGGGAGTGGATGCCAGCAGTCCCCTCTATCAACAGTTTTTCGGTGCATTCATGGTAGCAACTATTTTGGGATCTGCCACCGCGACACTCGTGATGGCTCTTTTTGCAAACTATCCGTTCGCACTAGCACCAGGTATGGGATTGAACGCGTATTTCACCTACACGGTATGTCTGGGAATGGGAATCGATTGGAGAGTTGCGCTCGCAGCGGTGTTTGTTGAAGGTTTGATTTTCATCGGTTTGACTCTGGTCGGATTCAGAAAATTCGTGGCTGGAATCATTCCCGATTCTATAAAAGTGGCCATCTCCGCAGGAATAGGTTTCTTCATCGCTTTCATCGGTTTGAGGAGTGCGGGAATAGTTGTTTCCAACCCAGCTACGTCTGTTTCCCTGGGAGATCTCACAAACCCTGGAGTTATAGTAACTGTTGTAGGACTTCTCGTGATAGTGTCTCTCTACCACAGAAAGATCCCCGGAGCGGTAATGATAGGTATTCTGGTTGCCACACTCGTTGGAGCCCTCCCCGGAATAGGTGTTACGAAGTATCAAGGAATTGTAGGCCCGATTCCAGATATATCTCCCACTTTTATGAAACTCGATTTCTCCGGATTTTTGAACCTTGATTTTTGGATTGTGGTTCTCACATTCTTCTTCGTCGACTTCTTCGATACACTTGGCACCATCACAGGGCTTGCTCAGAGTGCTGGCTTCATGAAGAATGGAGAACTTCCGAGAGCAAACAGGGCATACCTTGCGGACGCTATAGGCACATCCGTAGGAGCCGTGTTTGGTACGTCAACAGTGACAACGTACATAGAAAGTGGAGCCGGAATAGCCGAAGGAGGAAGAACTGGCCTCACAGCACTCGTTGTAGCTCTCTGTATGCTTGCAATGCTCTTCTTTGCTCCCCTCGCCCAAACGGTACCTGGATACGCCACCGCTCCTGCTTTGATATTCGTTGGAGCTCTCATGATAGGAAATCTTGGAAAGGTGAAATGGGATGACATAACGGAAGCGCTCCCCGCCTTCATCACTGTTATAACAATGCCCCTCACTTACTCCATTGCCAACGGAATAGCTCTCGGTATCATTTCTTATGCATTGGTGAAATTTTTCAGTGGGAAATACAAAGAAGTTCACTGGTTCACTTGGATTCTTGCGTTAGCTTTCGCTCTGTGGCTTGCTTTCATAAGACATTGA